In Blastopirellula sediminis, the following proteins share a genomic window:
- a CDS encoding DUF2203 domain-containing protein — translation MTSSSAPSVRVFTVAQANAMLPLVSAIVADIVELSRDVISRRERIVDLERRANYDNAPRVYAEELRLVKDELQSDSERLQSYVEELRDLGVEPKSGPEGLVDFPAVINGKSVYLCWKLGEPTVSHWHDMDAGFAGRQPITTDCVVEN, via the coding sequence ATGACTTCATCCTCCGCTCCGTCGGTTCGCGTATTCACGGTTGCCCAGGCGAACGCGATGTTGCCGCTTGTGTCGGCGATCGTGGCGGATATCGTTGAACTCTCGCGCGACGTGATCTCGCGCCGCGAACGGATCGTCGACCTGGAGCGTCGGGCCAACTATGACAATGCGCCGCGCGTTTATGCGGAAGAATTGCGGTTGGTGAAGGACGAATTGCAAAGCGATTCGGAACGGCTGCAGAGCTACGTTGAAGAACTTCGCGATCTGGGCGTCGAACCGAAGAGCGGCCCGGAAGGTCTGGTCGACTTCCCGGCGGTCATCAATGGCAAGTCGGTCTATCTTTGCTGGAAGTTAGGCGAGCCGACCGTGTCGCATTGGCACGATATGGACGCCGGCTTCGCGGGGCGCCAGCCGATCACGACC